Proteins encoded by one window of Arachis hypogaea cultivar Tifrunner chromosome 1, arahy.Tifrunner.gnm2.J5K5, whole genome shotgun sequence:
- the LOC112798037 gene encoding uncharacterized protein, protein MIMMRAKSVLTSSANTLFQLLRSNSNSNSHLATLMSRRRTGLTSFSSSSSSSALSPDHRVPATVITGFLGSGKTTLLNHILTSQHGKRIAVIENEFGEVDIDGSLVASHSSSNEDIIMVNNGCLCCTVRGDLVKMLLELVTKKRHNFDHIVIETTGLAKPAPVIETFCMDELVSQHVKLDGCVTLVDCKHAMRHLNEVKPRFVVNEAVEQVAYADRIILNKIDLVTETELQILTKKIKHINGMAQIKQATFGVVDVDFVLGVGGYDLERIDSAVHGECSSSACHQNDSGHDHKGHHHDDHVHDSSVSSISIVAEGTLDLDEVDDWLERLIEEKGEDLYRMKGVLSVDGSDQRYVFQGVHSMLDGCPGQTWEPNEKRLNKLVFIGRNLDETALRKAFKGCLL, encoded by the exons ATGATCATGATGAGGGCGAAGAGTGTATTAACATCATCTGCTAACACCCTTTTTCAGCTTCTCCGttctaattctaattctaattctCATCTGGCGACACTCATGAGTAGGAGGAGGACTGGACTGACCTCCTtttcttcgtcttcgtcttcttctGCGCTCTCCCCTGACCATCGCGTTCCTGCTACTGTCATTACTGGTTTTCTTGGCTCTGGAAAG ACTACTCTTCTCAATCATATTCTCACATCTCAACATGGCAAGCGCATTGCCGTCATTGAAAATGAG TTTGGTGAGGTGGATATTGACGGATCCTTGGTTGCTAGTCATTCTTCCTCAAACGAAGACATTATCATGGTTAACAATGGCTGCCTCTGCTGCACCGTGCGAGGAGATCTGGTTAAAATGCTCTTGGAGTTGGTCACCAAAAAGCGACACAATTTTGATCATATCGTAATTGAAACCACAG GTCTTGCAAAGCCAGCTCCAGTTATTGAAACATTCTGCATGGATGAACTGGTTTCTCAGCATGTGAAATTGGATGGATGTGTGACTTTGGTTGATTGCAAGCATGCTATGCGACACTTAAATGAAGTGAAACCAAGATTTGTGGTCAATGAGGCAGTAGAGCAAGTTGCATACGCCGATCGTATTATTTTGAACAAG ATAGATTTGGTTACTGAAACCGAGTTACAGATACTGaccaagaaaataaag CACATCAATGGGATGGCACAAATTAAGCAAGCTACATTTGGAGTTGTGGATGTTGACTTTGTTCTAGGTGTTGGAGGATATGATCTTGAGAG AATTGATTCTGCGGTGCATGGAGAATGTTCCTCTTCCGCATGCCATCAAAATGATTCTGGACATG ATCACAAAGGGCATCATCATGATGATCATGTGCATGATTCTTCTGTCTCTAGCATTAGTATTGTTGCTGAGGGAACTCTTGATCTTGATGAG GTGGATGATTGGCTAGAGAGATTGATTGAAGAAAAAGGAGAGGACCTTTACAGAATGAAGGGTGTGTTATCAGTGGATGGTTCTGATCAGCGATATGTGTTTCAGGGGGTGCATTCCATGTTGGATGGCTGCCCGGGACAAACATGGGAACCAAATGAGAAGAGGCTTAACAAGCTTGTATTCATCGGAAGAAACTTGGATGAAACTGCCCTCAGAAAAGCCTTCAAAGGTTGTCTACTATAG